A stretch of Mesorhizobium sp. M2A.F.Ca.ET.046.03.2.1 DNA encodes these proteins:
- a CDS encoding phosphoglycerate kinase encodes MAGFKTLDDIGAVSGKRVLVRVDLNVPVADGKVTDATRIERIAPTIAELSKKGAKVILLAHFGRPKDGPSAEFSLEPIARATAEVLGLPVRFAADCIGDKAAEGVAAMKDGDVLLFENTRFYKAEEKNDPAFTEKLAANGDIYVNDAFSAAHRAHASTEGLAHRLPAYAGRTMQAELDALEKGLGNPVRPVVAIVGGAKVSTKIDLLMNLVKKVDALVIGGGMANTFLAARGTDVGKSLCEHDLAGTAKQIMIEAAEAGCAIILPADGVVAKEFKAGAASETVAIDAVPADGMILDVGAKTVQSVTDWIDRAATLVWNGPLGAFEIEPFDRATVAAAKHAAARTKAGKLVSVAGGGDTVAALNHAGVADDFTYVSTAGGAFLEWMEGKPLPGVEVLKR; translated from the coding sequence ATGGCCGGCTTCAAGACACTCGATGACATCGGCGCCGTCAGCGGCAAGCGCGTCCTGGTGCGCGTCGACCTCAACGTTCCCGTCGCCGACGGCAAGGTGACCGACGCCACTCGCATCGAGCGCATCGCGCCGACCATCGCCGAACTCTCGAAGAAAGGCGCCAAGGTCATCCTGCTTGCCCATTTCGGCCGTCCGAAGGATGGTCCGTCGGCCGAATTCTCGCTGGAGCCGATCGCCAGGGCCACGGCCGAGGTTCTCGGCCTCCCCGTCCGCTTCGCCGCCGACTGTATCGGCGACAAAGCCGCCGAAGGCGTTGCCGCCATGAAGGACGGCGACGTGCTGCTCTTTGAAAACACCCGCTTCTACAAGGCCGAGGAGAAGAATGACCCGGCCTTCACGGAAAAGCTCGCCGCCAATGGCGACATCTATGTCAACGACGCCTTCTCCGCCGCGCACCGCGCGCATGCGTCGACCGAAGGCCTGGCGCACCGGCTGCCGGCCTATGCCGGCCGCACCATGCAGGCCGAGCTCGACGCGCTGGAAAAGGGTCTCGGCAATCCGGTACGGCCGGTGGTCGCCATTGTCGGCGGCGCCAAGGTCTCGACCAAGATCGACCTTTTGATGAACCTGGTGAAGAAGGTCGACGCGCTGGTGATCGGCGGCGGCATGGCTAACACCTTCCTGGCCGCGCGTGGCACCGATGTCGGCAAGTCGCTTTGCGAGCACGACCTTGCCGGCACCGCCAAGCAGATCATGATCGAGGCGGCGGAAGCTGGCTGCGCCATCATCCTGCCCGCCGACGGCGTGGTGGCCAAGGAATTCAAGGCGGGTGCCGCGAGCGAGACCGTTGCCATCGATGCCGTGCCGGCGGACGGCATGATCCTCGATGTCGGCGCAAAGACCGTGCAGAGCGTTACCGACTGGATCGACCGCGCCGCGACCTTGGTGTGGAATGGCCCGCTCGGCGCCTTCGAGATAGAGCCCTTCGATCGCGCCACGGTGGCGGCGGCAAAGCACGCGGCCGCCCGCACCAAGGCAGGCAAGCTGGTCTCGGTCGCCGGCGGCGGCGACACGGTGGCCGCCCTCAACCATGCCGGCGTCGCCGACGACTTCACTTATGTCTCGACCGCCGGCGGTGCCTTCCTCGAATGGATGGAAGGCAAGCCGCTGCCCGGCGTCGAAGTGCTGAAGCGGTAA
- a CDS encoding class I fructose-bisphosphate aldolase — MSERLEDIATAMVSGGKGLLAADESSGTIKKRFDVIGVESTADNRRDYREMMFRAKEAMSNYISGVILFDETIRQKAADGTPLVDIIKAAGSIPGIKVDLGAKPLAGFPGDTITEGLDGLRERLADYYKLGARFAKWRAVIDIDTGKGVPSANSIASNTHALARYAALCQEAGIVPIVEPEVLMDGAHSIDTCYDVTKATLVKLYDELYAARVVLEGSILKPNMVISGKKSGRTDSPEEIAEKTIKLFREVVPAAVPGIAFLSGGQEDEEATANLNAINAIGPHPWKLTFSYGRALQAAPQKAWSGKASNVAGGQAAFTHRAYMNHLAALGKWQPALEKAA; from the coding sequence ATGAGCGAACGTCTCGAAGATATCGCCACCGCGATGGTGAGCGGCGGCAAGGGCCTTTTGGCTGCCGATGAGAGCTCCGGCACCATCAAGAAACGTTTCGACGTCATCGGCGTCGAATCGACCGCCGACAACCGGCGCGACTATCGCGAGATGATGTTCCGCGCCAAGGAAGCGATGTCCAACTACATCTCCGGCGTCATCCTCTTCGATGAGACCATCCGCCAGAAGGCCGCCGACGGCACGCCGCTGGTCGACATCATCAAGGCGGCCGGTTCCATTCCGGGCATCAAGGTCGATCTCGGCGCCAAGCCTCTCGCGGGCTTTCCCGGCGACACCATCACCGAGGGCCTCGACGGCCTGCGCGAGCGGCTTGCCGATTACTACAAGCTCGGCGCCCGTTTCGCCAAATGGCGCGCGGTGATCGATATCGACACCGGCAAGGGCGTACCCTCGGCCAACTCGATCGCCTCGAACACCCATGCGCTGGCCCGCTATGCCGCGCTTTGCCAGGAGGCCGGCATCGTGCCGATCGTCGAGCCGGAAGTGCTGATGGACGGCGCGCATTCGATCGACACCTGCTACGACGTCACCAAGGCGACGCTGGTCAAGCTCTATGACGAGCTTTACGCGGCGCGCGTCGTGCTGGAAGGCTCGATCCTGAAGCCCAACATGGTCATCTCCGGCAAGAAGTCGGGCAGGACCGACAGCCCCGAGGAAATCGCCGAAAAGACGATAAAACTGTTCCGCGAAGTGGTGCCGGCGGCAGTGCCGGGCATCGCCTTCCTGTCCGGCGGGCAGGAGGACGAGGAAGCGACGGCCAACCTCAACGCCATCAATGCCATCGGCCCGCATCCGTGGAAGCTGACCTTCTCCTATGGCCGCGCGCTGCAGGCCGCGCCGCAAAAGGCATGGAGCGGCAAGGCCTCGAACGTCGCCGGCGGCCAGGCCGCCTTCACCCACCGGGCCTATATGAACCATCTGGCGGCGCTCGGGAAATGGCAGCCGGCGCTTGAGAAAGCCGCCTGA
- the gap gene encoding type I glyceraldehyde-3-phosphate dehydrogenase, with the protein MTVRVAINGFGRIGRNILRAIHESGRKDIDVVAVNDLGPVETNAHLLRYDSVHGRFPHEVTVDGDQISVGKEKFKVTAIKDPTQLPWKELGVDIALECTGIFTARDKAAAHLAAGAKRVIVSAPAEGADLTVVYGINHDKLTKDHIVISNASCTTNCLAPLAAVLHETVGIEKGMMTTIHSYTGDQPTLDTMHKDLYRARAAALSQIPTSTGAAKAIGLVLPDLKGKLDGISIRVPTPNVSVVDLKFVAKRSTTPQEINEALIAASKGKLKGVLSVTHHPNVSIDFNHDPHSSIVALDQTKVMDGNFVSVLSWYDNEWGFSNRMGDTAVAFGKTIA; encoded by the coding sequence ATGACCGTCAGAGTTGCCATCAACGGATTTGGCCGCATCGGCCGCAACATCCTGCGCGCCATCCATGAATCCGGCCGCAAGGATATCGACGTGGTCGCCGTCAACGACCTCGGCCCGGTCGAGACCAACGCGCATCTGCTTCGCTACGACAGCGTGCATGGTCGCTTCCCGCATGAGGTGACCGTCGACGGCGACCAGATCTCGGTCGGCAAGGAGAAGTTCAAGGTCACCGCGATCAAGGATCCGACCCAGCTGCCGTGGAAGGAACTCGGCGTCGACATCGCGCTCGAATGCACCGGCATCTTCACGGCCCGCGACAAGGCGGCCGCGCACCTCGCCGCCGGCGCCAAGCGCGTCATCGTCTCAGCCCCGGCCGAAGGCGCCGACCTCACCGTCGTCTACGGCATCAACCACGACAAGCTGACCAAGGACCACATCGTCATCTCGAACGCGTCCTGCACCACCAACTGCCTGGCGCCGCTGGCGGCGGTGCTGCATGAGACCGTCGGCATCGAGAAGGGCATGATGACGACGATCCACTCCTACACCGGCGACCAGCCGACGCTCGACACCATGCACAAGGACCTCTACCGCGCCCGCGCCGCGGCGCTGTCGCAGATCCCGACCTCGACCGGTGCCGCCAAGGCGATCGGCCTGGTCCTGCCCGACCTCAAGGGCAAGCTCGACGGCATCTCGATCCGCGTGCCGACCCCGAACGTCTCGGTGGTCGACTTGAAGTTCGTCGCCAAGCGTTCGACCACGCCGCAGGAGATCAACGAAGCGCTGATCGCCGCCTCCAAGGGCAAGCTCAAGGGCGTGCTCTCGGTCACCCATCACCCGAACGTCTCGATCGACTTCAACCACGATCCGCACTCCTCGATCGTGGCCCTCGACCAGACCAAGGTCATGGACGGCAATTTCGTCTCGGTGCTGTCCTGGTACGACAATGAATGGGGCTTCTCGAACCGCATGGGCGACACCGCCGTCGCCTTCGGCAAGACCATCGCCTGA
- a CDS encoding YafY family protein codes for MRRADRLFQIVQHLRGGRLVTAQKLGTWLEVSERTIYRDIADLQSTGVPIDGEAGVGYMMREGFDLPPLMFTRDEIVALVAGARMVRAFGGAAMARAADEALVKIGAVLPDTEKDRIARTEIHTPMWVVSDAAREAIDLIERAVEKRQVLTIDYSDEAGRGTARDIRPLGLWFWGKVWTLVAWCEMRDDFRAFRIDRIASVVIAGRTFKPERGKQLADFYRAVERSEDYGMAPDRAART; via the coding sequence ATGCGCCGCGCCGACAGGCTTTTCCAGATCGTGCAGCATTTGCGGGGTGGCCGACTGGTCACCGCGCAGAAGCTCGGCACGTGGCTCGAGGTTTCCGAGCGCACCATTTACCGCGACATAGCCGACCTGCAGTCGACCGGAGTGCCGATCGACGGGGAAGCGGGCGTGGGCTACATGATGAGGGAAGGTTTCGACCTTCCGCCGCTGATGTTCACACGTGACGAGATCGTGGCGCTGGTTGCCGGCGCCCGCATGGTGCGCGCCTTTGGCGGCGCCGCGATGGCAAGGGCCGCCGACGAGGCGCTGGTCAAGATCGGCGCGGTGCTTCCCGATACCGAGAAGGACCGCATCGCCCGCACCGAGATCCACACGCCGATGTGGGTGGTGAGCGACGCCGCGCGCGAGGCGATCGACCTGATCGAGCGCGCCGTCGAGAAACGCCAGGTGCTGACCATCGACTATTCCGACGAGGCCGGGCGCGGCACCGCGCGCGACATCAGGCCGCTCGGCCTGTGGTTCTGGGGCAAGGTCTGGACCCTGGTTGCCTGGTGCGAGATGCGCGACGATTTCCGCGCCTTCCGCATCGACCGCATCGCTTCGGTCGTCATCGCCGGCCGCACCTTCAAGCCGGAGCGCGGCAAGCAGCTCGCCGATTTCTACCGCGCCGTCGAGCGCTCGGAGGATTACGGCATGGCGCCCGACCGCGCCGCGCGGACGTGA
- a CDS encoding DUF1013 domain-containing protein, producing the protein MANTLLMPKATAVWLVDNTALSFEQIAQFCGLHPLEVKAIADGESAQGIKGMDPIITGQLTRDEIARGEKDINYRLKLSEPKVRVPESKRKGPRYTPLSKRQDRPNAILWLVRNHPELKDAQIARLVGTTKSTIEQIRERKHWNSANLQPMDPVTLGLTSQIDLDLEVNRASRGREQPQPVGDTLLPAALTERLVPAPEKPKDEDQELDANAVFAKLSALKSKDKGEDDEQE; encoded by the coding sequence ATGGCCAATACGCTGCTGATGCCCAAGGCGACCGCCGTCTGGCTGGTCGACAACACCGCGCTCTCCTTCGAGCAGATCGCGCAGTTCTGCGGGTTGCATCCGCTCGAGGTCAAAGCGATCGCGGACGGCGAGTCGGCGCAGGGCATCAAGGGCATGGACCCGATCATCACCGGCCAGCTGACGCGCGACGAGATTGCGCGCGGCGAGAAGGACATCAACTACCGGCTGAAGCTGTCGGAGCCGAAGGTTCGGGTGCCGGAATCGAAGCGCAAGGGCCCGCGCTACACGCCGCTGTCGAAGCGCCAGGACCGGCCGAACGCCATCCTTTGGCTGGTGCGCAACCACCCCGAGCTCAAGGATGCGCAGATTGCCCGTCTCGTAGGCACCACCAAGTCGACCATCGAGCAGATCCGCGAGCGCAAGCACTGGAACTCGGCCAATCTGCAGCCGATGGATCCGGTGACGCTCGGCCTCACCTCGCAGATCGACCTCGACCTCGAGGTCAACCGCGCCTCGCGCGGCCGCGAGCAGCCGCAGCCCGTCGGCGACACGCTGCTGCCCGCCGCCCTCACCGAACGGCTGGTGCCGGCGCCGGAGAAGCCGAAGGATGAAGACCAGGAGCTCGATGCCAACGCGGTGTTCGCCAAGCTCTCGGCGCTCAAGTCGAAGGACAAGGGCGAAGACGACGAGCAGGAGTAA
- a CDS encoding potassium/proton antiporter, translating to MEHAIYLVTLVGTALIVAAAFSSLIAFRFGAPLLLLFLCIGLATGVDGLGIEFDNARLAYFAGSLALAIILFDSGFGTPLNALKQAAGPALSLATIGVILTTGIFSVAASYFLKLSWLESSLLGAAVASTDAAAVFFLLRAGEIHLRERVRSTLEVESGTNDPIAIFLTITLVEIIAAHANPEANVLAANLLLGFLANMGLGAVIGVLGGFGIVRLVERLNLDHGLLPIFVLTLSLMVFAAAGAVGGSGFLAVYLAGLIAGNSDIRAVTILRRFQDGMSWLAQIIMFLILGLFATPSQFPAILVPAVLLGLFLIFVARPLAVWLCLIPFRLPRPEVAFVSWVGLRGAVSILLAITPLLGGLEHGRLIFNAAFIIVLVSLVVQGWTVGPLARRLGLIVPARLGPLDKVELELPGSAHHELLAYRVAPGSPVARGERIPRWARPSLVLRDGRSMRFQDMGRLTAGDQVYIFVPDRYPRLLDKLFASRAVVDPEDADFFGAFAVDPARSAAELEAAYGPGLTEAEQKLTVAALVTERLGGHAEYADRVMIGPIELIVRDVDEKGRITGLGLSFEPTAQVARVPVFMSAGEIGDRIAALIRNWRRPVEKQPVEDVPIDPVAPAPGEQKATGEG from the coding sequence ATGGAGCATGCGATCTATCTTGTGACGCTGGTCGGCACTGCGCTCATTGTTGCCGCCGCGTTTTCGAGCCTGATCGCCTTCCGCTTCGGCGCTCCATTGCTGCTCCTCTTTCTCTGCATCGGGCTTGCCACCGGCGTCGACGGCCTCGGCATCGAATTCGACAATGCGCGGCTGGCTTATTTTGCCGGCTCACTGGCTTTGGCCATCATCCTGTTCGACTCCGGTTTCGGCACCCCGCTCAACGCACTGAAGCAAGCGGCCGGGCCGGCATTGTCGCTGGCCACTATAGGCGTCATCCTGACCACCGGCATCTTCAGCGTCGCCGCCTCCTATTTTCTCAAGCTCAGCTGGCTGGAATCCTCCCTGCTCGGCGCCGCCGTCGCCTCGACCGACGCGGCCGCCGTGTTCTTCCTGCTGCGCGCCGGCGAGATCCATCTGCGCGAGCGCGTGCGTTCGACGCTCGAAGTGGAATCCGGCACCAACGACCCGATCGCCATCTTCCTCACCATCACCCTGGTCGAGATCATCGCCGCGCATGCAAACCCCGAGGCCAACGTGCTGGCCGCCAATCTCCTTCTTGGCTTTCTTGCCAATATGGGGCTCGGCGCCGTGATCGGCGTCCTCGGCGGCTTCGGCATCGTGCGTCTGGTCGAGCGGCTCAACCTGGATCACGGCCTGCTGCCGATCTTCGTGCTGACGCTGTCGCTGATGGTGTTTGCCGCCGCCGGCGCGGTCGGCGGCTCAGGCTTCCTCGCCGTCTACCTTGCCGGGCTGATCGCGGGCAATTCCGACATCCGCGCCGTCACCATCCTGAGGCGTTTCCAGGACGGCATGTCGTGGCTGGCGCAGATCATCATGTTCCTGATCCTCGGCCTGTTCGCCACACCCTCGCAGTTCCCGGCGATCCTGGTGCCGGCGGTGCTGCTCGGCCTGTTCCTGATCTTCGTCGCGCGGCCTTTGGCCGTCTGGCTCTGCCTGATCCCCTTCCGCCTGCCGCGTCCCGAGGTCGCCTTCGTGTCCTGGGTCGGCCTGCGCGGCGCGGTCTCGATCCTGCTTGCCATCACGCCGCTGCTCGGCGGCCTGGAGCATGGCCGCCTGATCTTCAACGCCGCCTTCATCATTGTGCTAGTGTCGCTGGTGGTGCAGGGCTGGACGGTCGGGCCGCTGGCGCGCCGCCTCGGCCTGATCGTGCCGGCGCGTCTCGGGCCCCTGGACAAGGTCGAGCTCGAACTGCCGGGCTCAGCCCATCACGAACTGCTTGCCTATCGCGTCGCACCCGGCAGCCCGGTGGCGCGCGGCGAGCGCATCCCGCGCTGGGCAAGGCCCTCGCTGGTGCTGCGCGACGGCCGCTCGATGCGCTTCCAGGACATGGGCCGTCTCACCGCTGGCGACCAGGTCTATATCTTCGTGCCGGATCGCTATCCGCGCCTGCTCGACAAGCTGTTCGCCAGCCGCGCCGTGGTCGACCCCGAGGACGCCGACTTCTTCGGCGCCTTTGCCGTCGATCCGGCCCGCTCCGCGGCGGAGCTGGAAGCGGCCTATGGGCCTGGCCTTACCGAGGCCGAACAGAAGCTCACCGTCGCGGCGCTCGTTACCGAGCGGCTCGGCGGCCATGCCGAATATGCCGACCGCGTGATGATCGGGCCGATCGAGCTGATCGTGCGCGACGTCGACGAGAAAGGCCGGATCACCGGGCTCGGCCTGTCCTTCGAGCCGACCGCGCAGGTGGCGCGCGTGCCGGTGTTCATGAGCGCCGGCGAGATCGGCGATCGCATAGCGGCGCTGATCCGCAACTGGCGCAGGCCGGTGGAAAAGCAGCCGGTCGAGGACGTGCCGATCGATCCCGTGGCGCCGGCACCGGGCGAGCAAAAGGCAACCGGCGAAGGCTGA
- a CDS encoding thioredoxin family protein, with protein sequence MQRNAVVSREDWFEAHRNHLEREKELTRFRDLVAAERRQLPWFKLRKDYVFESEAGPKRLGDLFAGKSQLIVYHFMMTPGCDHRCQGCSFLADHIDGANQHLKHHDVSLVVVSRAALTEILPYKQRMGWKFDWVSSYASDFNFDLQVSFTDRQIAAGDTTYNFEKRPLRSKDLPGTSVFYRDGNGDIFLTFLSRGRGGDALIGAYHYLDMTPKGRGETGPYHNLMDWVRLHDEYQDEDRPDCCA encoded by the coding sequence ATGCAACGCAATGCCGTGGTTTCACGCGAGGACTGGTTCGAGGCACATCGCAATCATTTGGAACGCGAGAAGGAGCTGACACGCTTCCGCGACCTTGTCGCCGCCGAGCGGCGGCAGCTGCCCTGGTTCAAGCTGCGCAAGGATTATGTCTTCGAGAGCGAAGCGGGACCGAAGCGTCTTGGCGATCTCTTTGCCGGCAAGAGCCAGCTCATCGTCTATCATTTCATGATGACGCCGGGTTGCGACCACCGTTGCCAGGGCTGCTCGTTCCTCGCCGACCATATCGACGGCGCCAACCAGCATCTCAAGCACCACGACGTATCCCTGGTCGTCGTCTCGCGCGCGGCGCTGACCGAGATCCTGCCTTACAAGCAGCGCATGGGCTGGAAGTTCGACTGGGTATCGTCCTATGCATCGGACTTCAACTTCGACCTGCAGGTCTCCTTCACCGACAGGCAGATCGCGGCCGGCGACACGACCTACAATTTCGAGAAGCGACCGTTGCGGTCGAAAGACCTGCCCGGCACCAGCGTCTTCTACCGCGACGGCAATGGCGACATCTTCCTGACCTTCCTGTCGCGAGGCCGCGGCGGCGACGCGCTGATCGGAGCCTATCATTACCTCGACATGACGCCGAAAGGCCGCGGCGAGACCGGCCCCTATCACAACCTGATGGACTGGGTGCGCCTCCACGACGAATATCAGGACGAGGACCGGCCGGACTGCTGCGCGTGA
- a CDS encoding GDSL-type esterase/lipase family protein: protein MQRLLALLTWLAFPVYVWQGLGVRRRTTRMLPARGPVLHEIPGKAPSVALLVLGDSSAASVGIEQSERGLAARLAGLIAERTGRAVRWRAAGFNSATSGQIRDHVLPNLSADPWTHIVLAIGTNDTKNSLAARRAAAYALRANGGSAVSGRRWPGTDAGFASDGFHASEAGYAPGPSICWISSWVTALRYVEIQVRASRELRLPRSQAVGA, encoded by the coding sequence ATGCAGCGCCTGCTTGCCCTCCTCACCTGGCTCGCTTTCCCGGTCTATGTCTGGCAGGGCCTCGGCGTGCGCCGCCGCACCACGCGGATGCTGCCTGCGCGAGGCCCGGTGCTGCACGAAATACCGGGCAAGGCGCCATCCGTCGCGTTGCTGGTCCTGGGTGATTCCTCGGCAGCATCGGTCGGCATCGAGCAATCCGAACGCGGGCTAGCGGCGCGGCTTGCCGGCCTGATCGCCGAGCGAACCGGCCGAGCCGTGCGCTGGCGCGCCGCCGGCTTCAATTCGGCGACCTCCGGCCAGATCCGCGACCATGTCCTGCCCAATTTATCGGCCGATCCCTGGACGCATATCGTGCTCGCCATCGGCACCAACGACACCAAGAATTCACTCGCCGCTCGAAGGGCGGCTGCATACGCGCTGCGCGCCAATGGCGGAAGCGCCGTGTCTGGTCGCCGATGGCCTGGCACTGATGCCGGCTTCGCGTCCGACGGCTTCCACGCCTCCGAGGCAGGCTACGCGCCTGGGCCGAGCATCTGCTGGATTTCGTCATGGGTAACTGCGCTGAGGTACGTTGAGATTCAGGTCAGGGCGAGCCGAGAATTGCGACTTCCGAGATCGCAGGCTGTCGGGGCATAG
- the tkt gene encoding transketolase codes for MTSREQHDRMANAIRFLSMDAVEKANSGHPGLPMGCADIATVLFSRFLKFDAKAPHWADRDRFILSAGHGSMLLYSLLYLTGYEDMTIDQIKNFRQLGSKTAGHPEYGHAAGIETTTGPLGQGLANSVGFALGERIMNAAFGNDLVNHYTYVLAGDGCLMEGVSQEAIALAGHLKLNKLIVFWDNNNISIDGPVSLADNTDQVARFQASGWNASHIDGTDPEAIAYAIEAARHSDKPTMIACKTTIGFGAPTKAGTNKAHGSPLGAEEIAGARKFFNWESPPFEIPADILDAWRAVGAGGAKARADWEGRLAKAEPKLKAEFERRIAGKLPSNFDAVIADYKKKLSADKPKVATRKSSEMALEVINGAVPETIGGSADLTGSNNTKTSQTKNITPDDYGQRYVHYGIREHGMAAAINGLTLHGGLIAYGGTFMCFSDYARPSMRLASLMGIRSIFVMTHDSIGLGEDGPTHQPVEHLAALRAIPNHNVFRPADAVETAECWQIALESEKTPSTLALTRQNLPTVRTEHSAKNLSSQGAYELAAANGEAVVTIFATGSEVEIALGARDLLEKHGHPTRVVSVPCFELFDQQSDDYRKEIIGNAKVKVAIEAGIRQGWDHLIGTDGVFIGMHGFGASGSIEQLYPHFGITAEAAAKAVETRLHG; via the coding sequence ATGACGTCGCGTGAACAACATGATCGGATGGCCAACGCGATCCGTTTCCTTTCCATGGACGCCGTCGAGAAGGCGAACTCCGGTCACCCCGGCCTGCCGATGGGCTGCGCCGACATCGCCACCGTGCTGTTCAGCCGTTTCCTGAAATTCGACGCCAAGGCCCCGCACTGGGCCGACCGCGACCGCTTCATCCTGTCGGCCGGCCACGGCTCGATGCTGCTCTATTCGCTCCTCTACCTCACCGGCTACGAGGACATGACGATCGACCAGATCAAGAACTTCCGCCAGCTCGGCTCCAAGACCGCCGGCCATCCCGAATACGGCCATGCCGCCGGCATCGAGACCACCACCGGTCCGCTCGGCCAGGGCCTTGCCAATTCGGTCGGCTTCGCGCTCGGCGAGCGCATCATGAACGCCGCCTTCGGCAATGATCTCGTCAACCACTACACCTATGTGCTGGCCGGCGACGGCTGCCTGATGGAAGGCGTCTCCCAGGAAGCCATCGCGCTGGCCGGCCATCTGAAGCTCAACAAGCTGATCGTCTTCTGGGACAACAACAACATCTCGATCGACGGCCCGGTCTCACTGGCCGACAACACCGACCAGGTCGCCCGCTTCCAGGCCTCCGGCTGGAACGCCAGCCATATCGACGGCACCGATCCGGAAGCGATCGCCTATGCCATCGAGGCGGCGCGCCATTCCGACAAGCCGACGATGATCGCCTGCAAGACTACCATCGGCTTCGGCGCCCCGACCAAGGCCGGCACCAACAAGGCGCATGGCTCGCCGCTCGGCGCCGAGGAAATCGCCGGCGCCCGCAAATTCTTCAACTGGGAGTCGCCGCCCTTCGAGATTCCGGCCGACATCCTCGACGCCTGGCGCGCCGTCGGCGCCGGCGGCGCCAAGGCGCGCGCCGACTGGGAAGGCCGCCTCGCCAAGGCCGAGCCGAAGCTCAAGGCCGAGTTCGAGCGCCGGATCGCCGGCAAGCTGCCGTCCAACTTCGACGCCGTCATCGCCGATTACAAGAAGAAGCTCTCGGCCGACAAACCGAAGGTCGCCACTCGCAAATCCTCCGAAATGGCGCTGGAAGTCATCAACGGCGCGGTGCCGGAGACCATCGGCGGCTCGGCCGACCTCACCGGCTCCAACAACACCAAGACCAGCCAGACCAAGAACATCACGCCGGACGATTACGGCCAGCGCTATGTCCATTACGGCATCCGCGAGCACGGCATGGCGGCGGCGATCAACGGCCTCACGCTGCATGGCGGCCTGATCGCCTATGGCGGCACGTTCATGTGCTTCTCGGACTATGCCCGTCCTTCGATGCGCCTGGCCTCGCTGATGGGCATCCGCTCCATCTTCGTCATGACGCATGACTCGATCGGCCTCGGCGAGGACGGCCCGACCCACCAGCCGGTCGAGCATCTGGCGGCATTGCGCGCCATCCCGAACCACAATGTCTTCCGTCCGGCCGACGCGGTCGAAACCGCCGAATGTTGGCAAATCGCGCTGGAATCCGAAAAGACGCCGTCGACCCTGGCGCTGACCCGCCAGAACCTGCCGACCGTGCGCACCGAGCATTCGGCGAAGAACCTCTCCAGCCAGGGCGCCTATGAGCTCGCCGCGGCAAACGGCGAGGCCGTGGTGACGATCTTCGCCACCGGCTCCGAGGTCGAGATCGCGCTCGGCGCGCGCGACCTGCTCGAAAAGCACGGCCATCCCACCCGCGTCGTCTCGGTGCCCTGTTTCGAGCTGTTCGACCAGCAGAGCGATGACTACCGCAAGGAGATCATCGGCAACGCCAAGGTGAAGGTCGCGATCGAGGCCGGCATCCGCCAGGGCTGGGACCACCTGATCGGCACCGACGGCGTCTTCATCGGCATGCACGGTTTTGGCGCCTCCGGCTCGATCGAGCAACTCTATCCGCATTTCGGCATCACCGCCGAGGCCGCGGCAAAAGCGGTCGAGACTCGTCTGCACGGCTGA